GACCGGGCGGGATAAGGAAAAAGAACTTCTGGAAGCATAGTCCGCCGAACTATACGTACTGAAGAAAAGACGGGTCAATGATATCAATCAGGAAGCAAATAGAACGATTGCCAATTCATATTGCCATTGTACCCGATGGGAATGGACGCTGGGCGGAGAAGCGCGGGCTGTCCCGGCTGGCCGGACATCAGGCTGGCGTGAAAAAGATGCGCTCCCTGATTGAATACCTTAATGACCTGCAGATAAAATACGTTACCCTTTATGGGTTCTCCACCGAGAACTGGGGTCGTCCTAAGGATGAAATCAAGGGATTATTCCGCATTCTGGTGGAGAGGATTGACCAGGATGTACCCAAGCTGCACAAGAGGGGCGTGAGGGTTCGCCACCTCGGGCGACCTGGAGAGCTGCCTGACTGGCTGCAGAGTTCGGTTAAGCGTGCGGAAGAACTCACCAAGGACAATACCGGATTGACGCTGAGTCTGGCCTTCAACTACGGCGGGCATATTGAAATCATAGACGCGGTTCGCCGCATCATCGCGGAAGGCATCCCGCCGGAAAAGATAGACGAGAAACTGTTCAGCAACTATCTGTATACGGCCGGTATTCCAGACGTTGACCTTTTGATAAGAACCGGTGACGAACTGCGCCTCAGCAACTTCCTGCTATGGCAGACCGCCTATAGCGAATACTACTTCACCGATGTTCTCTGGCCCGATTTCACCAAAGAGGACATGGACAAGGCGCTGATTGACTACAGCCAGCGGGAACGGCGCTTCGGTGCGCTGTAAATATAAGGCATGCTCAAGAAAAGACTCATAACCGCACTGTTAGGTCTCCCCCTCCTTATTGTCGTAGTCTGGTTTGATAAACCTCTGCCCTGGTTCACTGTCTTTATTGCCATCTGGGGATTGCTGGCCGCTTACGAGTTCTACCGGCTGGTGGGCGTTTCCGGCATCTATTCGCTGACCGTCTTCGGGCTGCTCTTTACATTTCTGATAATAATAAGCCCTCACTGCCCATCCCCATTTGCCGCCCCGCTGCTGGTGACGCTGGCCGTGGTGCTGCCGCTCATCTGGCTGGTGCTGCGCCAGCGCGTCGAGGGAGCTTTTACCGGCTGGGCATGGATGGTGGCGGGGTTTCTCTACGTCGGCTGGATGCTGAGCTTCCTGATTGATTTGCGACTTGAAGCGGGCAGAAACTGGGTGTTATTCGCTTTTTTCACCACCTTCGGCTCCGATAGCGCCGCATACTTCATCGGTCGGGTGCTGGGCCGACACCGCCTCGCCCCTCGTATAAGCCCGCAAAAGTCGTGGGAGGGGGCGATTGGAGGGATGCTGGGGGCGGCGGCAGTGAGCCTGCTCTTCACGCTGTCAACACCTTTACATATAACGCTGAGCATCGGGCAGGGGATTGTCCTGGCGCTGTTGGTAAGCATTTTCGGGCAGATTGGCGATTTGGCCGAGTCCCTGCTCAAACGTAATACCGGTGTAAAAGAGTCGGGCACTTCAATTCCAGGACATGGCGGTTTTCTGGACCGGATGGACAGCGCTGTCTTCGCCGGCGTTACCGTATATTTATACTATACATTCGCCATTCTATAACTGCAGCTGGAAGTTAACAGACTTTTTCAGATAGTAAGGGAGGTAAAAAAAGAATGATAGTTGGCAGCGGTGACTTCAAGTACGAGCGTGTGGAAGGTTGGGCCAAGGTACCTGAATATTTTGACCTGAATGACCCGGTTGATATTGCTACCGATTCGCGGGACCGCGTCTATGTTGGCTCCCGAGGCAACCACCCGATTCTTATCTTCGACCGCGAGGGCAACTTCGTTTCCTGCTGGGGTGAGGGATACTTTCTGGACCCCCACGGTCTTTACCTCGGTCCCGATGATACGATCTATATTACCGATGCCAAGACACACACGGTGGAGAAACGGACGCTCGGCGGCGAACTGCTCATGACCCTGGGGACCAGGTTCCGCGCCATGCCTATCATGCTGCGCGCCCCGTTCAATCAACCGACGGGAGTAGTGCTGGGGCCAGAAGGAGAGATGTTTGTCACCGACGGTTATGGCAACTTTCTGGTGCACAAGTTCTCGCCCGAGGGAGAGTTGCTCAAGACTTGGGGTGAACATGGCAATGGCTCTGGGCAGTTCGAGCTGCCGCACAAGCTTGATATAGATAAGTATGGTCGGCTCTATATCTGCGACCGGAACAACGACCGCATACAGATTTTCGACCTTGACGGTGAGTTCATTGATATGTGGACCGACTGCCACTGGCCGCAGGATATCTCCATTGACAAGGGAAATGATCTCGCCTATGTGGTGGAGAGCCACATGCACGGGACGTTCAAACCCCGAGTCACGGTGCGTGACCTGAAGGGCAATATCCTGTCCGAATTCGGCGGGTATGAGCATGAAGGCAAGGGAGTGCTGGAAAATTCCCACACCATCTGCGCTGATTCACGTGGTGACATCTACATTGGCGATATCGTCAAGGTCAAGCGATTGATGAAATTTGCCAGAGTGAGCTAATGGTTGCGACATGGAAAGGCTGGCGGCAGGGGCTCGTAAATTGGGGTTGCAGCTAACCCCCCAACAATATGAGCAGTTCCAGGTCTACTATCAGGAGCTCATCGACTGGAACCGGCGAATAAACCTGACGGCAATCACCGATTATGATGAGGTGCAGGTCAAGCATTTCCTCGATTCCCTGA
This genomic stretch from Chloroflexota bacterium harbors:
- the uppS gene encoding di-trans,poly-cis-decaprenylcistransferase yields the protein MISIRKQIERLPIHIAIVPDGNGRWAEKRGLSRLAGHQAGVKKMRSLIEYLNDLQIKYVTLYGFSTENWGRPKDEIKGLFRILVERIDQDVPKLHKRGVRVRHLGRPGELPDWLQSSVKRAEELTKDNTGLTLSLAFNYGGHIEIIDAVRRIIAEGIPPEKIDEKLFSNYLYTAGIPDVDLLIRTGDELRLSNFLLWQTAYSEYYFTDVLWPDFTKEDMDKALIDYSQRERRFGAL
- a CDS encoding phosphatidate cytidylyltransferase; protein product: MLKKRLITALLGLPLLIVVVWFDKPLPWFTVFIAIWGLLAAYEFYRLVGVSGIYSLTVFGLLFTFLIIISPHCPSPFAAPLLVTLAVVLPLIWLVLRQRVEGAFTGWAWMVAGFLYVGWMLSFLIDLRLEAGRNWVLFAFFTTFGSDSAAYFIGRVLGRHRLAPRISPQKSWEGAIGGMLGAAAVSLLFTLSTPLHITLSIGQGIVLALLVSIFGQIGDLAESLLKRNTGVKESGTSIPGHGGFLDRMDSAVFAGVTVYLYYTFAIL
- a CDS encoding peptidyl-alpha-hydroxyglycine alpha-amidating lyase family protein yields the protein MIVGSGDFKYERVEGWAKVPEYFDLNDPVDIATDSRDRVYVGSRGNHPILIFDREGNFVSCWGEGYFLDPHGLYLGPDDTIYITDAKTHTVEKRTLGGELLMTLGTRFRAMPIMLRAPFNQPTGVVLGPEGEMFVTDGYGNFLVHKFSPEGELLKTWGEHGNGSGQFELPHKLDIDKYGRLYICDRNNDRIQIFDLDGEFIDMWTDCHWPQDISIDKGNDLAYVVESHMHGTFKPRVTVRDLKGNILSEFGGYEHEGKGVLENSHTICADSRGDIYIGDIVKVKRLMKFARVS